A single genomic interval of Methylobacterium bullatum harbors:
- the acrR gene encoding HTH-type transcriptional regulator AcrR → MRVTQEQMRENRRRILDEASRLYREKGYDAVGVAEVMKAAGLTHGGFYGHFSSKEDLMAHAIAHMTSEASGKGGDLSAFVATYLSPAHRDDAANGCPMAALAADVRHRPPATRAAMTTGIRAQIDRLVQALPDSVDTDRRREAIGTYAAMIGALVLARAVDDPALSEEILDETRAWMNPGP, encoded by the coding sequence ATGCGTGTCACGCAGGAGCAGATGCGGGAGAACCGCCGCCGTATTCTGGACGAGGCGAGCCGCCTGTACCGCGAGAAGGGCTATGACGCGGTTGGAGTCGCCGAAGTGATGAAGGCCGCGGGCCTCACGCATGGCGGCTTCTACGGTCACTTCTCATCGAAGGAGGACCTCATGGCCCATGCCATTGCCCATATGACGAGCGAGGCATCGGGCAAGGGCGGCGACCTGTCGGCATTCGTCGCGACGTATCTGTCACCCGCCCATCGGGACGACGCCGCGAACGGGTGCCCGATGGCGGCCTTGGCCGCGGATGTCCGCCATCGCCCCCCGGCGACGCGTGCGGCCATGACGACGGGCATCCGCGCGCAGATCGACCGACTGGTTCAAGCACTTCCCGACAGCGTCGACACGGATCGACGCCGCGAGGCCATCGGCACCTACGCGGCCATGATCGGCGCACTGGTCCTGGCGCGGGCGGTCGACGATCCAGCGCTCTCGGAGGAAATCCTCGACGAGACACGCGCCTGGATGAACCCCGGCCCGTGA